Proteins from one Azospirillum brasilense genomic window:
- a CDS encoding SRPBCC family protein, producing the protein MARVYVSTVIDAPVGEVWDKARDFNGHHAWHPIIADSHIEDGLRSDTVGCVRNFGLTPGGRLREQLVCFSDRERSYTYTILESPLPLTDYVATFRLTEVTEGNRTFGEWWADFDCRPEDLPALREQVGRNTFAAGFQALAALCGAGVTAPAATLAPP; encoded by the coding sequence ATGGCACGGGTCTATGTCAGCACCGTCATCGACGCACCCGTCGGGGAGGTCTGGGACAAGGCGCGGGATTTCAACGGCCACCACGCCTGGCATCCCATCATCGCGGACAGCCACATCGAGGACGGGCTGCGCAGCGACACGGTCGGCTGCGTCCGCAACTTCGGGCTTACGCCCGGCGGCCGGCTGCGCGAGCAGTTGGTATGCTTCAGCGACCGCGAGCGCTCCTACACCTACACGATCCTCGAATCCCCGCTGCCGCTCACCGACTACGTCGCGACCTTCCGCCTGACCGAGGTGACGGAGGGAAACCGGACCTTCGGGGAGTGGTGGGCCGACTTTGACTGTCGGCCCGAGGATCTGCCCGCGCTGCGCGAGCAGGTGGGGCGAAACACGTTCGCCGCGGGATTCCAGGCGTTGGCGGCGCTTTGCGGCGCCGGTGTCACAGCCCCTGCTGCAACTCTGGCACCGCCTTGA
- a CDS encoding YsnF/AvaK domain-containing protein, producing the protein MNKTIIALYDTRADAEAALRDLEAEGFDRSVGEIVSHSDAGGGGGGGFLSRLSNWNVPDTDAHVYAEGMRRGGTLLKLRLDDEDVDRAIAVLERGTVVDIEHRGEAYRSSGWTGYDETAAPYDEASAAEERARYAVGGAGSTAQLGNAAEAFRSVNTTDATTDATMNTGVGSGREEVVPVTEEELSIGKRAVERGVVRVRTYVIETPVEEQVRLRDETVSVERRPIMREVGDVPADAFRERTIEVSETDEEAVVQKRAVIKEEVVIRKDVEERAQTVSDTVRRTEVEVEDSRTGTSRGGVENTVRRDDIER; encoded by the coding sequence ATGAACAAGACCATCATTGCCCTTTACGATACGCGCGCCGACGCCGAAGCGGCCCTGCGGGATCTCGAGGCCGAGGGCTTCGACCGCAGCGTCGGTGAGATCGTCTCGCACAGCGACGCCGGTGGCGGTGGCGGTGGCGGCTTCCTGTCCCGCCTGAGCAATTGGAACGTCCCGGACACCGATGCTCACGTCTATGCCGAGGGGATGCGGCGTGGCGGCACGCTTCTGAAGCTGCGGCTGGACGATGAGGATGTGGACCGGGCCATCGCGGTTCTGGAGCGCGGCACCGTTGTCGATATCGAACACCGGGGCGAGGCGTACCGTTCGTCCGGATGGACGGGTTACGACGAGACGGCCGCGCCATATGACGAAGCGTCGGCTGCCGAGGAGCGGGCACGCTATGCGGTTGGCGGGGCGGGAAGCACTGCCCAGCTCGGCAACGCGGCCGAAGCATTCCGCAGCGTGAACACGACCGACGCCACGACGGACGCCACGATGAACACTGGGGTTGGCAGCGGTCGCGAAGAGGTGGTTCCGGTCACCGAAGAGGAATTGTCCATCGGCAAGCGCGCCGTGGAGCGCGGGGTCGTGCGCGTGCGCACCTATGTGATCGAAACTCCGGTCGAGGAGCAGGTTCGTCTGCGCGACGAGACGGTCTCGGTTGAACGCCGTCCCATCATGCGTGAGGTTGGAGACGTTCCGGCCGACGCGTTCCGTGAACGCACCATTGAGGTGAGCGAAACCGACGAGGAGGCGGTGGTCCAGAAACGCGCGGTGATCAAGGAAGAGGTCGTCATCCGCAAGGACGTCGAGGAACGCGCCCAGACCGTGTCGGATACGGTTCGCCGTACTGAGGTTGAGGTCGAGGACAGCCGAACCGGAACGTCGCGCGGTGGGGTGGAGAACACCGTGCGCCGGGACGACATCGAGCGGTAA
- a CDS encoding ABC transporter substrate-binding protein, translating into MKRQLGTALLSGTALLLATMLPAAAQQGAKISNDVVRIGVITDLSGAFSDQSGRGSIAAAQMAVEDFGGKVLGKPVEVLTADHQNKVDVGSAIVREWIDAQNVDLIQDVANSGLALAVADIVRDKNRVAIFNGPSVTRLTGDKCTPNTIHYAYDAYALAKGTGAQTIKQGGDTWYFLTVDFAFGHGLEENTAKIVQENGGKVLGAVRFPLNNLDFASYVTQAQASGAKIVGLATTGMDARNAIKAASEFGLTQSGQQLAGLLLFDTDVHALGLEATQGMYLTTAFYWDRDDETRAFSRRFHERVKIMPNMGQAGVYSSTLAYLKAIEAAGTDEAGPVMEKLKSMRINDVFVKDGWVREDGRFMREMYLMQVKNPAESKYPWDYYTLRATIPAEEAFRPLSQSDCPLVRK; encoded by the coding sequence ATGAAGCGTCAGTTGGGCACCGCGCTGCTGTCCGGGACCGCGCTGCTGCTCGCCACCATGCTGCCGGCGGCGGCGCAGCAGGGTGCGAAGATCTCGAACGACGTCGTCCGGATCGGGGTCATCACCGACCTGTCCGGGGCCTTCTCCGACCAGAGCGGCCGCGGCTCCATCGCCGCCGCGCAGATGGCGGTGGAGGATTTCGGCGGAAAGGTGCTGGGCAAGCCCGTCGAAGTGCTGACGGCGGACCATCAGAACAAGGTGGACGTCGGGTCGGCCATCGTGCGCGAGTGGATCGACGCGCAGAACGTCGACCTCATCCAGGACGTGGCGAACTCCGGCTTGGCGCTGGCGGTGGCGGACATCGTCCGCGACAAGAACCGCGTCGCCATCTTCAACGGCCCGTCCGTCACCCGCCTGACCGGCGACAAATGCACGCCCAACACCATCCACTACGCCTACGACGCCTACGCGCTGGCCAAGGGCACCGGGGCGCAGACGATCAAGCAGGGCGGCGACACCTGGTACTTCCTCACCGTCGATTTCGCCTTCGGCCACGGGCTGGAGGAGAACACGGCGAAGATCGTCCAGGAGAATGGCGGCAAGGTCCTGGGCGCGGTGCGCTTCCCGCTGAACAACCTCGATTTCGCCTCCTATGTGACGCAGGCGCAGGCGTCGGGTGCCAAGATTGTCGGCCTCGCCACCACCGGGATGGACGCGCGCAACGCCATCAAGGCCGCCTCCGAATTCGGCCTGACCCAGAGCGGCCAGCAACTCGCCGGCCTCCTGCTGTTCGACACCGATGTCCACGCCCTCGGGCTGGAGGCGACGCAGGGGATGTACCTGACCACCGCCTTCTACTGGGACCGCGACGACGAGACCCGCGCCTTCTCCCGGCGCTTCCACGAGCGGGTGAAGATCATGCCGAACATGGGGCAGGCCGGCGTCTATTCCTCCACGCTCGCCTACCTGAAGGCCATCGAGGCCGCCGGCACCGACGAGGCCGGCCCGGTCATGGAAAAGCTGAAGAGCATGCGGATCAACGATGTGTTCGTGAAGGACGGCTGGGTGCGCGAGGATGGCCGCTTCATGCGCGAGATGTATCTGATGCAGGTGAAGAATCCCGCGGAGTCCAAATACCCCTGGGACTACTACACCCTGCGCGCCACGATCCCCGCGGAGGAGGCCTTTCGGCCGCTCTCGCAAAGTGATTGCCCCCTCGTGAGGAAATGA
- a CDS encoding phosphoenolpyruvate hydrolase family protein translates to MTHDRTQLLDDLRRACAGRHTLLVGAAIGTGLAARAAARGGADFLLALAAGRFRTMGASSIATMLALRDSNAFVADFACSEIVDATTIPVFFGACAWGLAEEEFSPFMERLRGWGFAGVVNFPTVSHVDGRFREALERTGLGFAREVRLLEAARAGGLATVGYFRRREEALALARAGVDVYCFNIGWNAGGAVGVPSGESVLQVGNRARGHIKAIRTADPGALCVIEGGPITTPQHMHEACREARADGYIGGSTIDRLPSESSMEEMTAAFKLVSTLQRRIDRLERRLDQTGQGMGLVGRTDALVEARARLEHLGADGGPVWVAGPDGSGRSLVANLLHGRGPQRQRPPMTVDARHLDGGWLFGAEPADGGRRRLGWVEAANGTTLVIENAEGLTPGTQSELAAFLECGSFRRQGGQDSLRSNARIILIGTAGLEAAAGAGTLVPDLARRLARRDIDLPPLSERLDDIPLLVEHFAAALRPSAGPVRLSPRAFRLLIAHDWPGNLRELRAIVEQALDGSGDVIEAESLPVLDGKRTGRPRPDAPGDRSPNQSERDWILDGLRRHRFRRGETARFLGLSRKTLYNKMRHYGLLE, encoded by the coding sequence ATGACCCATGACCGGACTCAGCTGCTGGACGATCTGCGGCGGGCCTGCGCGGGCCGGCACACGCTGCTGGTCGGCGCCGCCATCGGCACCGGCCTCGCCGCCCGCGCCGCGGCGCGCGGCGGCGCCGACTTCCTGCTGGCGCTCGCCGCGGGACGCTTCCGCACCATGGGGGCGTCGTCCATCGCCACCATGCTGGCGCTGCGCGACAGCAACGCCTTCGTCGCCGACTTCGCCTGCTCGGAGATCGTCGACGCGACGACGATCCCGGTCTTCTTCGGCGCCTGCGCCTGGGGCCTCGCGGAGGAGGAGTTTTCCCCTTTCATGGAGCGGCTGCGCGGCTGGGGCTTCGCCGGGGTGGTGAATTTCCCCACCGTGTCGCATGTCGACGGGCGCTTCCGCGAGGCGCTGGAGCGCACCGGCCTGGGCTTCGCGCGGGAGGTCCGCCTGCTGGAGGCGGCGCGGGCGGGCGGGCTGGCGACCGTCGGCTATTTCCGCCGCCGGGAGGAGGCGCTGGCGCTCGCCCGGGCGGGGGTGGACGTCTATTGCTTCAACATCGGCTGGAACGCCGGCGGCGCCGTGGGCGTGCCCAGCGGGGAGTCGGTGCTGCAGGTCGGCAACCGCGCCCGCGGCCACATCAAGGCGATCCGCACCGCCGACCCCGGCGCGCTGTGTGTGATCGAGGGTGGGCCGATCACCACTCCCCAGCACATGCACGAAGCCTGTCGCGAGGCGCGGGCCGACGGCTACATCGGCGGCTCGACCATCGACCGTCTGCCCTCGGAAAGCTCGATGGAGGAGATGACCGCCGCCTTCAAGCTGGTCTCCACCCTGCAGCGGCGCATCGACCGGCTGGAACGCCGCCTCGACCAGACCGGCCAGGGGATGGGGCTGGTCGGCCGCACCGACGCGCTGGTGGAGGCGCGGGCGCGGCTGGAGCATCTCGGCGCCGACGGCGGGCCGGTATGGGTCGCCGGGCCGGACGGCAGCGGGCGGTCGCTGGTGGCCAACCTGCTGCACGGGCGCGGGCCGCAGCGCCAGCGTCCCCCGATGACCGTCGATGCCCGCCATCTGGACGGCGGGTGGCTGTTCGGGGCGGAGCCGGCGGACGGCGGACGCCGCCGCCTCGGCTGGGTCGAGGCCGCCAACGGGACGACGCTGGTGATCGAGAACGCGGAGGGCCTGACGCCCGGCACGCAGTCCGAGCTTGCCGCCTTCCTGGAGTGCGGCAGTTTCCGCCGCCAAGGCGGCCAGGACAGCCTGCGCTCCAACGCGCGAATCATCCTGATCGGAACGGCGGGCCTGGAGGCTGCGGCCGGCGCCGGGACGCTCGTGCCCGACTTGGCCCGTCGCCTCGCCCGACGCGACATCGATCTGCCGCCGCTGAGCGAGCGGCTGGACGACATTCCGCTGCTGGTCGAGCATTTCGCGGCGGCGCTGCGCCCGTCGGCGGGTCCCGTGCGCCTGTCGCCACGGGCGTTCCGGCTGCTCATCGCCCATGACTGGCCGGGCAACCTCCGCGAATTGCGCGCCATCGTCGAGCAGGCGCTGGACGGCAGCGGCGACGTCATCGAGGCGGAGTCTCTGCCCGTCCTGGACGGCAAGCGCACGGGCCGCCCACGCCCCGACGCGCCCGGAGACCGGTCGCCCAATCAGTCGGAACGGGACTGGATTCTCGACGGCCTGCGGCGGCACCGTTTTCGCCGGGGGGAGACGGCCCGCTTCCTCGGCCTGTCGCGCAAGACGCTCTACAACAAGATGCGGCACTACGGCCTGTTGGAATGA
- a CDS encoding Tm-1-like ATP-binding domain-containing protein — MADAERGAATVYVVGCYDTKGIELDYVRGLIAAEGLRTVTVDVGTRPPAVPADVSARDVASCYPDGAEAVLGTDDRGLAVSRMADAFLRFVERRSDVAGMIGLGGSGGTAIIAPGMRALPVGTPKLIVSTVASGNVASYVGETDLCMMASVTDVAGLNRISRRVLGNAAHAMAGMVARAIPETDTKPALGLTMFGVTTPCVTQLSQALDPTYDCLVFHATGTGGRAMEKLVASGLLAGVLDVTTTEVCDLLMGGVFSAGEERLDAIARAGIPYVGSCGALDMVNFGPRETVPDRYRDRLFYVHNPQVTLMRTTAEENRAMGAWIGRKLNAFTGPVRFLIPEGGVSVLDAPGQPFHDPEADAALFDALERTVEQTDARRLIRLPHNINDPAFAAALVQAFRDIAATGHGTTP; from the coding sequence ATGGCGGATGCGGAGCGAGGCGCGGCGACGGTCTATGTCGTCGGTTGCTACGACACCAAGGGAATCGAGTTGGACTATGTGCGGGGGCTGATCGCGGCGGAGGGGCTGCGCACGGTGACGGTCGATGTGGGCACCCGCCCGCCCGCCGTCCCGGCCGACGTCTCGGCGCGGGACGTCGCCTCCTGCTACCCCGACGGGGCGGAAGCGGTGCTGGGCACCGACGACCGCGGGCTGGCCGTGTCGCGCATGGCCGACGCGTTCCTGCGCTTCGTCGAGCGACGTTCCGACGTCGCCGGGATGATCGGGCTGGGCGGTTCCGGCGGTACGGCGATCATCGCGCCGGGCATGCGGGCGCTTCCCGTGGGGACGCCCAAGCTGATCGTGTCCACGGTCGCGTCGGGCAACGTCGCGTCCTACGTCGGCGAGACGGACCTCTGCATGATGGCCTCGGTCACCGACGTCGCCGGGCTGAACCGGATTTCGCGCCGCGTGCTGGGCAACGCCGCCCACGCGATGGCCGGCATGGTGGCGCGCGCGATCCCCGAGACGGACACCAAGCCGGCGCTGGGCCTCACCATGTTCGGCGTGACGACGCCCTGCGTCACGCAGCTGTCCCAGGCGCTCGACCCCACCTACGACTGCCTGGTCTTCCACGCCACCGGCACCGGCGGGCGGGCGATGGAGAAGCTCGTCGCCTCGGGCCTGCTGGCGGGCGTGCTGGACGTGACGACCACCGAGGTCTGCGACCTGCTGATGGGTGGCGTCTTCAGCGCCGGAGAGGAGCGGCTGGACGCCATCGCGCGGGCCGGCATCCCCTATGTCGGGTCCTGCGGCGCGCTGGACATGGTGAATTTCGGCCCGCGCGAGACTGTGCCCGACCGCTACCGCGACCGGCTGTTCTATGTGCACAACCCGCAGGTCACGCTGATGCGCACCACCGCGGAGGAAAACCGGGCGATGGGCGCCTGGATCGGCCGCAAGCTGAACGCCTTCACCGGGCCGGTGCGCTTCCTCATCCCCGAAGGGGGCGTGTCGGTTCTCGACGCGCCGGGCCAGCCCTTCCACGATCCCGAGGCGGACGCCGCGCTGTTCGATGCGCTGGAGCGCACCGTCGAGCAGACGGACGCGCGCCGGCTGATCCGCCTTCCCCACAACATCAACGACCCCGCCTTCGCCGCCGCGCTCGTCCAGGCCTTCCGGGACATCGCCGCGACCGGCCACGGCACGACGCCATAA
- a CDS encoding YsnF/AvaK domain-containing protein, whose amino-acid sequence MASDREEVVPLHEETASVGKREVERGRVRVTTRVTEHEELVRQELKREDVEVVRVPVNRAIDVRPDIRQDGTTTIIPVVEEMLVVERRLVLREEIHLRKTTSTVQAEQPITLRSEEAIVEVIDEPGVRDARTDQPNED is encoded by the coding sequence ATGGCCAGCGACCGCGAAGAGGTCGTTCCGCTTCATGAGGAAACCGCCTCGGTTGGCAAACGCGAGGTCGAGCGCGGTCGTGTGCGGGTGACCACCAGAGTCACCGAACATGAGGAACTCGTCCGGCAGGAGCTGAAGCGCGAGGATGTCGAGGTCGTTCGGGTACCGGTGAACCGTGCCATCGATGTCCGTCCGGACATCCGCCAGGATGGCACCACAACCATCATCCCGGTGGTTGAGGAGATGCTGGTGGTCGAACGGCGGCTGGTTTTGCGGGAAGAGATCCATCTGCGCAAGACCACGAGCACCGTCCAAGCCGAGCAGCCGATCACTCTCCGTTCGGAAGAAGCCATCGTCGAAGTCATCGACGAACCTGGGGTGCGGGATGCCAGGACCGACCAACCCAACGAGGACTAG
- a CDS encoding phosphoenolpyruvate hydrolase family protein, translating into MPRIPRQQILDRFRGMIARGEPIVGGGAGTGLSAKCEEAGGIDLIVIYNSGRYRMAGRGSLAGLLAYGNANEIVVDMAREVLPVVRHTPVLAGVNGTDPFMIQDQFLRRLADLGFSGVQNFPTVGLIDGVFRANLEETGMGYGLEVDMIRAAHELDLLTTPYVFSEGEAVAMAEAGADVIVCHLGLTTGGSIGAETALSLKDCVPKIDAWAEAALRVRKDVIVLCHGGPISTPEDASFVLGASAVCHGFYGASSMERLPTETALTEQTRRFKAITKQR; encoded by the coding sequence ATGCCCCGCATTCCCCGTCAACAGATCCTCGACCGGTTTCGCGGCATGATCGCCCGCGGCGAACCCATCGTCGGCGGCGGCGCCGGAACCGGGTTGTCCGCCAAATGCGAGGAGGCGGGCGGGATCGACCTGATCGTCATCTACAACTCCGGCCGCTACCGCATGGCCGGGCGCGGCTCGCTCGCCGGGCTGCTCGCCTACGGCAACGCCAACGAGATCGTCGTCGACATGGCGCGCGAGGTGCTGCCGGTGGTCCGGCATACGCCAGTGCTGGCCGGAGTCAACGGCACCGATCCCTTCATGATCCAGGACCAGTTCCTGCGCCGGCTGGCCGATCTGGGCTTCTCGGGCGTGCAGAACTTCCCGACCGTCGGGCTGATCGACGGCGTTTTCCGGGCCAACCTGGAGGAGACCGGCATGGGCTACGGGCTGGAGGTGGACATGATCCGCGCCGCCCATGAGCTGGACCTGCTGACCACGCCCTACGTCTTCTCGGAAGGAGAGGCGGTGGCGATGGCCGAGGCCGGGGCCGACGTCATCGTCTGCCACCTCGGCCTGACCACCGGCGGCAGCATCGGAGCGGAAACGGCGCTGTCGCTGAAGGACTGCGTGCCGAAGATCGATGCCTGGGCGGAGGCGGCCCTGCGGGTGCGCAAGGACGTGATCGTGCTGTGCCACGGCGGCCCGATCTCCACGCCGGAGGACGCCTCCTTCGTCCTCGGCGCATCCGCCGTCTGTCATGGCTTCTATGGGGCGTCCAGCATGGAGCGCCTGCCCACGGAAACCGCGCTGACCGAACAGACGCGCCGTTTCAAGGCCATCACCAAGCAACGCTGA
- a CDS encoding phosphoenolpyruvate hydrolase family protein: MAETSDERLFCPALGGHPVDRAEYLALLPVQDSNGRLLAALAELPDGVPDGVCVGVLAVDPFRPVGPFLKTLRRFGVRAVANLPTTALFDGETGETLRGVGLGAEREVSFLEQAARAGFAVTGFAADADIGRRLRAAGAGRLVVHPGAATGDPSRDAEAVANAAAVAAELRREGGGPVLLYRPAGFENHHDVMRRAADGLVLPPGAGHSNRP; this comes from the coding sequence TTGGCGGAAACGTCCGATGAGCGGCTGTTCTGCCCAGCCTTAGGCGGGCATCCGGTGGACCGCGCCGAGTATCTGGCCCTGCTTCCCGTCCAGGACAGCAACGGGCGGCTGCTCGCCGCCTTGGCCGAATTGCCGGATGGCGTGCCGGATGGTGTGTGCGTCGGCGTGCTGGCCGTCGACCCGTTCCGGCCGGTGGGTCCGTTCCTGAAGACCCTGCGGCGGTTCGGGGTGCGCGCGGTCGCCAACCTCCCCACCACCGCGCTGTTCGACGGGGAAACCGGCGAGACGCTGCGCGGCGTCGGGCTCGGTGCGGAGCGGGAGGTGTCGTTTCTGGAGCAGGCCGCACGTGCGGGATTCGCCGTCACCGGCTTCGCTGCCGACGCCGACATCGGCCGGCGCCTGCGGGCGGCGGGCGCGGGGCGCCTCGTCGTGCATCCGGGTGCCGCGACCGGCGATCCGTCACGCGACGCCGAGGCGGTCGCGAACGCCGCTGCGGTGGCCGCCGAACTGCGCAGAGAGGGCGGCGGTCCCGTCCTCCTCTATCGGCCGGCCGGCTTCGAAAACCATCATGACGTCATGAGGCGGGCGGCCGACGGGCTGGTGCTTCCGCCCGGCGCCGGTCATTCCAACAGGCCGTAG
- a CDS encoding DEAD/DEAH box helicase codes for MLGQRAAAIAALSRPAKGAGRLVLATAEAALQRLPPPDAWPDVALVIETGTLYDEETWRKRLIAGGYILDERIDEPGEAAFRGSVVEIFPGNADRPVRCDIVDGRVARIRTFDPASQRSTGDCNRITVHPVTEIPAAPEIVARLIQGLESRRDPIAAGLAEELAAGRRPYAFERLLPLAYDRLPSVLELLADSPVVIDEGVGDRLEARFDDLEEADASAMHLDRNAWETGLRGRAVLTLEPGGQASSSEPPAVSERTLPRLAGERIAAGESVIIAAANAADAARMAERVAAATGRPVPVLDRWPVDGPPATPAALVLRVAAGFTFDGVTVLAQRPRPEGGAGPAAPLAPVDLSCNDLAVHLDYGIGAVRGLDTVEAGGQPEDVLVMEYARENRLLVPAADLDRVWRYGSSDARVALDGLKGGNWITRRAELEREIGRTAKSLVRQAKRRTRTKAPVIAPPAGPMRRVAARFPYEETAGQRRAISAVMAELASGRPMDHLVCADVGYGKTEVALRAAAAVAFTGRQVAVLAPTSVLARQHLEVFRRRLAGLGLRIEPLTGGMAASAAKTVREGLADGSVAIAVGTHALLSKTVRFADLALVVVDEEQRFGTVQKRALARLSIGVHCLALSATPVPRTLQGALAGLRGVSVIDTPPVRRRPVRTRVAPYAPSVLRSALMREKARGGQSFCVAPRIADLPALEAEVRALAPGLSVAVAHGRLPVAELDQVMVDVAEGTVDVLVSTPIIETGIDIPRANTIVIRRPDLFGLGQLHQLRGRVGRGGTQAYAYLLTDPDTPLGERTERRLGSLEAIESLGGGFALSLLDLDQRGAGDLLGTDQSGHLRLVGTELYQHLLARALAGAETDDSPELRLGVPQTIPAAYLPEEELRIGLHRRLSRLRDEAAVEPLREEIEDRFGPLPEEVELLLAVAALRARCRRLGVAALAAGPSGVSLTLNDTPCRAVREAALERLWTGQVRRTDDRLVFALGADGPSEILDNARALLDQLPPVGTA; via the coding sequence GTGCTTGGGCAACGCGCCGCTGCCATTGCCGCCTTGTCCCGACCGGCCAAAGGCGCCGGGCGGCTGGTTCTGGCGACCGCCGAGGCGGCGCTGCAACGTCTTCCGCCGCCCGACGCCTGGCCTGACGTCGCGTTGGTCATCGAGACGGGCACACTCTATGACGAGGAGACGTGGCGGAAGCGCCTGATTGCCGGCGGCTACATCCTCGACGAGCGGATCGACGAACCGGGGGAGGCCGCATTCCGCGGTTCCGTGGTGGAGATCTTTCCGGGCAACGCCGACCGTCCGGTACGCTGCGACATCGTCGATGGCCGGGTCGCACGCATACGGACCTTCGATCCGGCAAGCCAGCGCTCGACGGGCGACTGCAACCGGATCACCGTTCATCCGGTGACCGAAATCCCGGCGGCACCGGAGATCGTCGCACGGTTGATCCAAGGGCTGGAGAGCCGCAGAGACCCGATTGCCGCAGGGCTTGCGGAGGAACTCGCCGCCGGACGACGCCCCTACGCTTTCGAGCGCCTGCTGCCCCTGGCCTACGACCGCTTGCCGAGCGTGCTTGAGCTTCTTGCCGACAGTCCAGTCGTCATTGACGAGGGGGTTGGCGACCGGCTGGAAGCGCGGTTCGACGACTTGGAGGAAGCCGACGCATCCGCCATGCACCTCGACCGCAACGCGTGGGAGACAGGGTTGCGGGGACGCGCGGTTCTGACCCTGGAGCCTGGCGGGCAAGCCTCGTCCAGCGAGCCGCCGGCGGTGTCCGAACGCACCCTCCCCCGCCTCGCCGGAGAGAGGATCGCCGCGGGCGAATCCGTGATCATCGCTGCCGCGAACGCCGCCGACGCGGCCAGGATGGCGGAGCGGGTGGCGGCGGCGACCGGCCGGCCGGTGCCAGTGCTCGACCGGTGGCCGGTGGATGGGCCTCCCGCGACACCGGCAGCCCTGGTGCTTCGGGTGGCGGCGGGCTTCACGTTCGACGGGGTTACGGTGCTCGCCCAACGCCCCCGACCGGAAGGCGGAGCCGGCCCGGCCGCCCCGCTGGCACCCGTCGACCTGTCGTGCAACGATCTTGCGGTCCATCTCGACTACGGGATCGGTGCGGTGCGCGGGCTCGACACGGTTGAGGCCGGAGGCCAGCCGGAAGACGTTCTGGTGATGGAGTATGCCCGCGAGAATCGGCTCCTGGTGCCGGCGGCCGATCTCGACCGCGTGTGGCGCTACGGCAGCAGCGACGCCCGGGTGGCGCTCGATGGGCTCAAGGGCGGGAATTGGATCACCCGCCGTGCGGAGTTGGAGCGCGAGATCGGCCGAACCGCGAAAAGCCTCGTGCGCCAAGCCAAGCGCCGAACCCGCACGAAAGCCCCCGTGATCGCGCCGCCAGCCGGACCGATGCGGCGCGTCGCCGCCCGCTTCCCCTACGAGGAGACCGCAGGCCAGCGGCGCGCCATCAGCGCCGTGATGGCCGAACTCGCCAGCGGGCGCCCCATGGACCATCTGGTCTGCGCCGACGTCGGCTACGGCAAGACCGAAGTGGCGCTGCGCGCCGCGGCGGCGGTCGCCTTCACCGGCCGGCAGGTTGCCGTTCTTGCTCCGACCAGCGTGCTCGCCCGCCAGCACTTGGAGGTGTTCCGACGGCGGCTGGCCGGCTTGGGCCTGCGCATTGAGCCGTTGACCGGCGGCATGGCGGCGTCGGCCGCAAAAACCGTGCGCGAAGGCCTCGCCGACGGATCTGTGGCGATCGCGGTCGGCACCCATGCCCTCTTGTCGAAGACGGTGCGCTTCGCCGACCTGGCGTTGGTCGTCGTCGACGAGGAGCAGCGCTTCGGCACCGTGCAGAAGCGGGCATTGGCCCGGCTTTCGATCGGCGTCCACTGTCTGGCGCTCAGCGCCACGCCGGTTCCGCGGACGCTGCAGGGGGCGCTGGCGGGGCTGCGCGGAGTCAGCGTCATCGATACCCCCCCGGTGCGGCGGCGCCCGGTGCGCACGCGGGTCGCCCCCTATGCCCCTTCGGTTCTCCGGTCCGCCTTGATGCGCGAAAAGGCGCGGGGCGGACAGAGCTTCTGTGTCGCTCCGCGGATCGCCGATCTGCCTGCGCTGGAGGCCGAGGTGCGCGCGCTCGCTCCCGGTCTGTCGGTCGCCGTCGCGCACGGCCGTCTCCCCGTTGCCGAACTCGATCAGGTCATGGTCGACGTGGCGGAAGGAACGGTCGACGTGCTGGTCTCAACCCCCATCATCGAGACCGGCATCGACATTCCCCGCGCCAACACCATCGTGATCCGCCGCCCCGACCTGTTCGGGCTTGGGCAGCTCCACCAGCTCCGCGGCCGGGTCGGGCGCGGGGGAACGCAGGCCTACGCCTATCTGCTGACCGATCCGGACACTCCGCTCGGCGAGCGAACCGAGCGGCGGCTGGGCTCGCTTGAGGCGATCGAAAGCCTGGGCGGCGGCTTCGCCCTCAGTTTGCTCGATCTCGACCAGCGCGGGGCGGGCGATCTGCTGGGAACCGATCAGAGCGGCCATCTGCGCTTGGTCGGAACCGAGCTGTACCAGCATCTGCTGGCCCGCGCGCTGGCCGGCGCCGAGACGGACGATTCCCCCGAACTGCGCCTCGGCGTGCCGCAGACCATTCCCGCCGCCTACCTTCCGGAGGAGGAGTTGCGCATCGGCCTGCACCGCCGCCTCTCGCGTCTGCGCGACGAAGCGGCGGTCGAGCCGTTGCGCGAAGAGATCGAGGACCGCTTCGGGCCGTTGCCGGAGGAGGTCGAGCTGTTGCTGGCGGTCGCCGCCCTCCGCGCGCGCTGCCGGCGGCTGGGCGTCGCCGCCCTGGCCGCCGGACCCTCGGGTGTATCGCTGACCCTGAACGACACGCCCTGCCGTGCCGTGCGCGAAGCAGCGCTGGAGCGTCTGTGGACCGGGCAGGTGCGCCGGACGGACGACCGCCTTGTCTTTGCGCTGGGCGCCGACGGACCGTCGGAGATCCTGGACAATGCGCGTGCCCTGCTCGATCAGCTTCCGCCTGTCGGCACGGCCTGA